The following DNA comes from Meles meles chromosome 8, mMelMel3.1 paternal haplotype, whole genome shotgun sequence.
agggggagcaCAAGCCAGGCTCTGGCCTGGAGCTGGTGACAGATGAGGGCAAGAGATGCGGCCTGTGCCCCAGGTGCACAGGAGGGAGTCAGGGGGGCCTCAGCTGGCGGGAGGGCATGGGTGGGGGACCCAACAGGAGGCCTGGGCCCCCCTCTCAAGCTGTCATGGGCTTTTGTgtgcctggggaggggagccCAGCCAGTGCCCCAAGCCATGGGAGAGTGGGACTGGACGTCCGTGGGGTTCGGGTGCGGTCCCGGCCTCCCAGAGACCTCAGCCCACTTACCCTGTGTTCGATGTTCTCTGTCTGGGTCTAacgggctttgtttttttttctgcactTGGAGGCTGTAATTTTCCTGCCAGAATGTTTTAAAAGCCGCGCGCACAGAAGCATTTCCAGAATTATAGGTAGTTTTATTCACTGTGCGTGTGCATTTTGCTAGTGTATGTGTCTGGCGACTGGTCCGTGCAGACATGCTTGAACACAGAGGGCCTTGGGGCTTGTGGCCACGGCAGGTCACGGGGCGGCACATCTGTGACACGAGCCCGTGTCTGGCCTGATGGTGGGGCGCCCGCGGCAACGGGGCGTGTGAcgtggcggcggggggggtggtcaCCGTGTGGGTCTCTCCTGCCGTCTCGGGGGAGGTAGGACGCCGTGTAGACTTAACTGTGGAAATCCATTTCTCCCGCTGCTGGGGGTGAGGAGTTCCCTCTTGGGTTCCACGGAGACCTGGGccagtccccacccccacagccgcTCTGCTCCCCGTGTCCTCCCCTTGTCCTTCTAGGTGTCCCCATGGGCCGAGGGAGCTCAGACGGGCTCATTTTCCTGCTGACAGGAGCCGTCTGCCGACGTCCTTGAAGGCGGGCACTTGGGGTTGTAAAGAAGTCGTTCCTCTGCTCGGGACCTGCCGCAGGAGGCcgtcctcccctgccccccgctGAGACCCCACTCCTGGGGGCTCAGCCCAGAGACAGGACGAGCTCAGAGTGGGgactgtgtggttcagtgggggACAAGCTGGCGTGAGGCCTGGGCACGGCGGCCGGTTACGGTGTCCCGCGTCATGGGGAGGTGGCCCACGTTCACACCCGCCCTGACCCCgctccctccctggtccccagCCACAGTGTCCCTTCTGTGCATAGCACCCCACTGGGCAACCCCAGCTGCAACCTGGCCTTGGGGCTCTGGAGATCCTGGAGGCAGTGGGTACGCTGTAGGGACACGGCGCTGGGGGTCCCTGCAGGTGTGGGCGCGGGGCACAGCTCCAGAAAACCCGCGGCTCCTTCTCATGTGTTGGTTGGGAGGGAGGACCGGATGCGCCGGAGCCCGTCCCAGCCTCCTGCGCCTCATGGTGCTGGGCGCTGCCTCGCACCGGCGGGTGTGGGGTGCCCAGAAAGCACTGGGTGTCCCCTGGGTGGCCTCACCCGGGGTAGGCACCTTGGACAGTGCCAGCGCTCCTCCATCCCTGCAGGCGCACCCACACCTCCGACTGCCCTGGGCCGGTGCCCACGCCCAGATCTGCAGTGAAGACCTCTCCTGTCTGCGTCCCCCCCAACACGGGGCAGCTGGCTCCTTGCACTGGGTGCCCACCCAGGGCACCGAGGCAGTCTGAGCCCCTCCTCTGGGTGGGTGCCCCCACTGCGCTGCCAGCTCGCTTGGGCAGCACCCCCTTGCCCCAGGCTCCTGACCCCTGGTCACGGCGCCGGGTTCGATCGCTGCACCACTGACCACCTCTCAGGAGGCCACTCCCAGAGGCTCTGTCGCCATCCATCGTGGGCCCTCTGGGGACCTCCAGGGCCATGTGGTCAGTGCCAGGGGCAGGTCAGGCCCTGCACCAGGGTCCCCCTAAACTGGTaccctgtcccctccctgtgCCGCGGACCCCCACCCTACTGCGGGGAGGGGCTCAAATAGGCAGGACAGCCCCGGCTTCGAGGACCTGCCCTGAGCCAGCAGCGTTCAGCAGAGGTGTTGTCTAGAACTTGTAGACCCAAGTTCTTGCTTTTGCGGAAGGTATAGAGAGGGGTGGGAGGCCGCAGAGGACGCGCATGTTCACCCTGGGCTGTCTGGACCCCCACACCGGATGGCGGTGGGCATGTCAGCTGGGGGCTCTCCTGCCCCATCCGGCCCTTGGCAAGGCCCAGAGGGATCCCACATGCCCACACCCAGGGAGCTGTGACCCCTGCTCTTGGTCCGAGAGctgcatgcccccccccccacagttgCAGCCTCCTGCCCGCCTGGCCTATGTGCCGCGTGCACACTCCCCAGAGACTCCTGGACAGCGGAGCGGTGCCCCGCCACCACCCCAGGGCCAGGCTGACCTGGTGATGGGGGACGGGGCGAGGATGTGCCCCTGGGAAGGTGGGGCCTCCTTGGGCAGGGGCCTCAGAGCCAGTCGTGCCTGCAGGGTCATGGGTCCCTACTGGGCTTGGGGAGCCTGTCCAGTTGCTGGGGAGGTGTTGTGTGTGGATGGCCCTGGCTCCCCTTGGCTCTGCCCCTGACTCACTGGGTGGGAGGCTCACTTCCCAGCCTCAGTTCCCTGGTCCGGGAAATCGGGTGGGAGTCTGGCCGTCTAGGCTCAGGAAGCTTTTGTGGGGTGAGACAGGACTTGTGGTCCTGGGCAGCTGCGGTATAGTCTGGAGTCCGTGAGCTAGCCTGTGCCGGGCATGCAGGGGGACCACTCCAAGGACTGGGGGTTGTGCCCTGGGGCCCCGCCAGATgttgaggagtggggaggggtccCCAGGGCCGCCTGGctttccccagagcccagcaggcATTAGTCATCAAGTGGTCTCACTGAAGCCCAGGTTTTGGGGGACCAGGAGCTGGTCAGTGTTcatggggttagggttagggcttaccTGGAATACAGTCTCCTGTTTGATTCTGAGACCACCCAGAGCCCTGGTGCACTGCTGCTCCCCCAAGGCTGGGTGTCCCCGTCACCGGGAGAGGCCACGGGTCCGCTCTGGGTTCTTCGCCACTTCGCCTTCTTACCCTTCCTCCTCTCATTTCAATGGTGttttgtaaaaaagattttatttatctgacagagaggcagcagagagagggagcacaagcagggggagtgggagagggcgaagcaggtttcccacaaagcagagagcccgatgcagggctggatcccaggagcctgtgagccgaaggcagacgcttaacccactgagccccccaggcgtccttCAACTGTTTGTAATAAGGAGCGACCATGAAATTCAGTAACAGTCCCGgtggttggggggagggcagtgAGGGCCAGGGAGGGGTTCTATGCTCCACCCTGTGCTGGCGGCTGCACCGGGGCCTGGGGCGTGTTCTGGGCCTTGCGCTTAGAAGAGGACAGCTGGGGAcgccggggagggggggggggctggggatTGTGGCCACCCACTGGCAGGTGGTTTCAGGAAGGGAGAGCGTGCGCTCCAGCAGGGTCTCCAGGGGACATCTCCCTGACTGCTCAGGTCCAGAGGCTGTGGGGTAGGTGCAGGCCaggacctgggggagggggcgatGCCTCCTAGAGGGGTGGTGTTTGGGGGGCCTTAGGGCCCCCTGCCCAGAACGCTTCACTGTGTCCCTGGGACAGGCACCCCATTTGTAACCTGAATGGAGAGTGTCCTCAGACCGTCTGCTCCCCACTGCCAGAGGTGGCAGACCTTGGAGTCCCCATTACTGTggctgtgggggaaggggctgggcgCTGGGACAAGGCTAGGAGGGTGACTGGCCCTGGAAAGTCAGCAGGGTGGGCCTGTGGGATGCCACTCTGGGTGACCACTGGGCTCTGGTGGGAGCGCAGCCTGCCCTGGGGTGTGGACGGTGGGCTCACGGCCCTCTCTTCCCCCTGGCGGTCCTAGCTGGGAGGCTGTGGCATCCTTGGTGTCGGCATCTGGCTGGCTGCCACCCAGGGGAACTTCGCCaccctgtcctcctccttcccGTCCCTGTCGGCCGCCAACCTGCTTATCGTTACCGGCACCTTCATCATGGCCATCGGCTTCGTGGGCTGCATCGGGGCCATCAAGGAGAACAAGTGCCTCTTGCTCACCGTGAGTGCCCCCCGCACGCAGGCTCCATCTCTGGGCCCCTGCTCCCTACCCGTGCCGACCCCGCAGGACCAGAACAGGTCACAGCCATGGCCTGTGGCAGCCCCTGGGGACCTTGCTGgggctggcggggggcggggcttgGTTGCTGGGGGGGCTGCTCGGTCGGAGCTTAGCGGAAGCCTCCCCCGACAGGACAGAGACCCCCCCCCATGTGCCCACGAGTGCCGGGCAGGGCCCCCTCCAACCTATATCGGGCCTGTTTGCTCTGAGACCACCCTTCCTGGGAGCCCCTGCACAGCTCCTGTCCCAGGACCCTCTGCTGAGAGGCTCGCAGTCCCCTCCTGTGCGTGGAGACAGATTCCCAGGCAGGCTGCGGCTCCCCGTCTTCAGGAGCATTAAaccggggaggggaggggccaggcTCCTCCCCAGTTCGCGCGTCTGCCAAAGGCCTCCTGCAGCTTGACCGCGTCTGTGGAGCCCttgcccggggtggggggagggcctcAGAGGGCCTGTCCCCCAGTCTGCAGCTGGTTCCACAGGCTCCCGTCAGGGCCTGGGGCTCCGATCCCTTGGAGCAGGCGGCCGGGTCCCCAGCTGCTCGGGGGCAGGAAGTTGCGGTGTGCATGGGGGGCCCAGCTGCAGCCCTCCCTGCAGGGTGACCTGAAGTCCAGAGTGCGGGGCCTGCTGGGGGCGCTGGGGGCCCTGAGGGAAGGCCAGATCGGGGACCCCGGAGGAGGACAGGACTCCTTCCTGTCTGCAGGAGAGGCAGGGTGGACGCAGGCTGTCTCTGCAGCCCTGCTGGGCTGCGGCTCTGGGGGTGCTCCTGGGCGGGGGGGTGGCTGCCACCCAGCAGGCAAGGTTTGTGCGGTCAGGTGGGGCTTTGCAGGCTCCTGGTGGCTGTCCCCGGACCTTGGTCTTTCCTGAGGGGGTGTTGACCACCCCTGGCTGCTCTGACGGCTGTAACTGGCATGGTTCAGGGTCTCTGTGGTCCGACCTTCTCCCTGCCCGCCAGGGGGACGCAGGCACAAAGCACACACACGTGCTGGCAGGGGTGCTTCCGAGGCTGGTGGAGCAAGAGCAGAGCCCCGGCGCCGGAGaggtggggcagcaggaggggggGTCTGCTGGCCTCCGGGGAATGGACGCCCCGTAGCACTGGGCCGTCTGTCTGCATTTGCGGCCCCACCCTTGGGAGGCGGCACGGGCTGGGGGGCAGCTAGAGGCGAGGCGGCCGCGTCACCAAGGCCGGGTCCCCTGTGCAGTTCTTCGTGATGCTGCTGCTGGTGTTCCTGCTGGAGGCCACCACCACCGTCTTGTTCTTCGCCTACACTGACAAGGTTCGaccacccctgccctccccagcttCGGGGGTGGGGCTCTGACCTCACCAGCCAGCTAGGGCCACAGCACTGTGTGGGACAAGGGTGCGGGCAGGGCTGGGAATGGCAGTCACAAGCCCCACACTTGGTGTGGGTGGACAAAATTCCCTGCCATCCACTCACTGGGGGACGTGGCTTTAACAGCCACCAGAGGCCAGGCCTGGAGGGGAACGCCAGTGGCCTGGAGGCTTGGGGAGGTTTCTGGCCCTCCAGGAAGTGGGGGACAGGGGAGCAGTGCTGTGGTCTGGCCGTGCTGAGCTCCCGCTGTCCTGGACTGCACGTCCGCCGGGCAGGGAGGATCCCCCCATCCCCAGGTCCTTAACCACCTATTTACTTACTGATGGCTCGTGGCCGGGCGCCTTCCACCCGGTTGTGCCTGCACCCGCTCCTTCCTCTGCTCGTGCACTTGCCCCTCTGCCCGCTGGGCGCTCTCACTTGGCTCCTGGCCCCTCTGGCATCCTCCCGTTGGTGCACTTTCTGGCGCAGGGCGACCCCCCAGACCTAGCttggcctccccttccccaggcctGGAATCAGCCTCTCGTCCAGGAGCCCTGGTTCCCTCCCTGGAGGGCGGTCTGGGGAACCGAGTTGCGGGGGCCGGTGTGCTCGTCGCCACTGGGGCGTCGTAGCTTCTGGGCCCCTTGGTGGACAGACAGAGCCACGTGTGCTCACAACCCGCGTGTACAGACCGCTGTCGGTGTTTCTGTACGTGTCTGTCCGTCCCTGTACCTGCAGCTGAGGCGGCGGACTCTGGGGCCAACCGGTGTTCAGCACCACAGAGGGcccaggggtggggatgggcatagggatgggggctgggaggaggggactCCAAGGAGGAAGACAGTGGGCACAGGGTATCTGTGGGGTCTGGATGAGGGAGGCGGAGCtggctgtggggggggggtgtcctctgACCCCACTGCACCTGCAGATCGACAGGTACGCCCAGCAGGACCTAAAGAAGGGTCTGCACCTGTATGGGACCCCAGGCAACGTGGGCCTCACCAACGCCTGGAGCATCATCCAGACCgacgtgagtgtgtgtgtgtggaggcagaggggatgggggtgTCGTGTAAGGGACAaagcccacccacccaccccccaaccatCCCAGCCCCTGCACCTGTCCACAGTTTCGCTGCTGTGGGGTCTCCAACTACACCGACTGGTTCGAGGTCTACAACGCCACCCGCGTGCCCGACTCCTGCTGCCTGGAGTTCAGTGAGAGCTGTGGCCTTCACGCACCTGGCACCTGGTGGAAGGCGgtgagcccctcccctccccaggcatCCGGGCCCCAGGGGaaccgggggtggggaggagggccagCCTCCAGCCCCTGTGACGCCCACCCTTCCTCCAGCCGTGTTACGAGACCGTGAAGATGTGGCTTCAGGAGAACCTTCTGGCTGTGGGTATCTTTGGGCTGTGCACGGCGCTGGTACAGGTACGCCGGCCGGTCCTGCCTCGGGAGCCACCTGGACCCACCCCCTTCTCCGACCTCACAGCTTAGCTCACCAGCGCCTGGGTGGAGGTGCCTTGTGCCCCCATggctgagcaggggtggggctcAAGGTACGGTCGGAGGCCACGCCACAGGGAGGTGACCTCTGACCTATCAGGAGCAGGGTGCGGCCTGAGCCTGGCAGCCGTGGTGGGTGAGTCAGGGACAGCCGGCCAATGCTGAGCAAGGGTGGGCAGCCCAGGGCCTGGTGCCTGAGGCGGGCTTCCTGGCCCCCATGGAAGCCCGGAGTGTCAGACCCTGCGGGAGCTGGAGGCCAGTGGGTCAGTAAACCCGGACCTCGGGCAGCCCTGCTCCTGGGGTGCAGCGCTAGGCGGGTCCCAGCCAGATCACGCGCTGTCAGAGGCGATTCCAGATGGAGGatgtgcaggagggagggagggggcgcgGAGCCCATGGGCCCTGAAGCCACCGGCAGAGGCATAGCAGCCATGCTGGAAGGCAGGTCTGGGGGCTGAGCCCTAGAGTCCCCAGTGTGACCCCTATGCCAAGGCTCGGGGATGTGGCTGGGAGGGACCCGAACTGCCAGGGTTGGGGGAGGCATCCCTGGGGAGGTGGGGTACAGGCTGTCCAGGGAGGAAGCTGTGGGGAggggtctggggcagggcccTGTGTGCCTGTGGTCTCCGGGAGCAGTCGGGCCCATCCCCCTGGTGTCTCCGCAGATCCTGGGTCTGACCTTCGCTATGACCATGTACTGCCAGGTGGTGAAGGCGGACACCTACTGTGCGTAGGGTGCCCACTGCCTGCCACCCGCCTCGCTGCCAAAGGACGCGGCCCACTGGGAGATGCCCGTGTCCCCACCTTCCTCTCCTGCTGCAGGACTCAGCAccaaccctgcccccccccccctccaagaCCCTCAGCCAGCTGGGTGAGCTCCGGGCTGGAGGCGGGAGGGGCTTCTGACACACTTCCTGTCCATGCATTCTCCAgtgtctgccccccccccccggctgggGTCACTCACGAGTGGGGACGGGGGTGAAGGGCTGACCGCTGGTCCTGGTGCTCCAGGTGGGGCTGCCGCCCTGCCACCCACATTCCACAGCGGAGCCCGGGCAGGCTCTGGGTGCACCTTAATAAAGCGTGTGgacagccccccgcccccgcgtCTGTTGCTGCCTGAGCCCCAGGGGCGTGCCCAGTGCCTGGGGTGGGATTCCCGCACATGCGTGGGGCCAGCCCCAACCCCCAGGGAACCTGTTGGTGGTGCGGAGGGGTCTCAGGACGGCCcgtgcccccctccccatctAGCCCCAGGGCCTTGCCTGCCCCAGGGCTGTCTCTCTTCCTGTGAACTTGGCCCCGGAACTGCTCATCTGCACGGGCTGTTGGGCTGTCGGGAAGGGAGCGGATGCTGCAGGTGCATCAACGCAGGGGGCTCCAGAGACAGGAGCGATGGGTGCGGGAAAGGCCGTGGGTCTAGGGCTTAGGGGCAGGATGGGACACTCCCAGGAGCCTCACTAGCTGTGCGGCACATGGCCCCCCAAATCTCCACTTCCAGCGCTCCTTCCTGCTGGCTCCAAGGTGttgccctccccccgccccccagcaacaCCCCGTATCACTGTTCTTGTGTGGCCACCTGGGGATGCCCAACCAAGCACTGACCACAGCCACAGCCACGACACCAGCCACTACGCCCACAAGCCCACCGACCCCACCTGTCCTCACTCCACGGAAACTACTAGAACCAAAGTGTAGTCATGTCAGGGCACATGGCTAACGCCCCCAAACAAAACCATTTCTCACCTACCAGCCACCAACGACTGGAAAACCAGCAGGAACATCGCATATCCTGCAAAGCAGTCCCCATGTGCCCCCCCCCGTGTCCATGGAGCCCTCCTGCTGGGAACCAGGCCCCCCCATTCGTATGTGTGACCGCAGACAGACCTGCCCCATGCTCGGCTGCTCCTGAGGACCCCACGTGCAAGCTCTCACTGGACCCACGGGAACGGCTCGCAGACCTGGGACCCTTTCTGCTCACAGCCTATGTGACCCTCAGACTCCAGCCCCGACTCAATTTCCCCCAGACTCCAGCCCTGACTCAATTTCCCCCATGACCCTCCAGTGGCCTTGGAGCCCAGGTCTACCAGGGTCCCCGCCCTCCAGCCCAGACCCCCACCTGTGGCTCGCTGTTGTGTGGGTGCCCCTGGGGGTCTGACCTCAGGACCCCTCTCCTGGTTCTCACCCCCTTTACTGGtcccgctccccccccccacatgcaGTGTCTATCCCCCACCTGGCTCCCCGTCTACCCCCCAGCTCCAGAACGGACTTCAGACATCCTAAGAGCCCAGCACCCCGGCCCTGGCGCCACGGCCTCCTGGCTCCCCTCCAGCCCGGGCCTCTGAAGCTGGGCCAAGGGGTTGCTGGCCTGTGCCTACAGCTCCCTCCTCCGCTCCTGCCCATGGCCAGGGGCGCTGGTGTGGGGACTCGGGGAACCCTCTGCTGTGGCCCCACGTGCCGACCCTCAAGCAGACGGCCACACGTGCgaacacacgtgcacacgcatgctcgagcacacacacacccacagcaGGTGCGCACACGGACTTCCCGTGACAGCTTCGCTTCAGCCCCACACGCTCTCTCCGTCCCTCTGTGCAGGCCCAGACTCCTCATCTGCCCTAGCAGGctgccctgcccccgcccccctcgGAACTGCAGGGGTCCTCCGTGGGGCCACTCCAACAGGGCACTGGCTGGCCTTGCCCCTCAGAACCCTTCCTGCGTCACGTCCCACAGCAGGAAAGCAGGGAGCACGGCCTCTGCCCCCAGACTCGCAGCATGGAAGCCCCAGTTCCCATTCAGCGCCTGCCCGCTCAGTCGGATCTGGCCTGGCAGGACTCTGGCCCCGCGACAGCACCAAGCCCTGGACGGGCATGCCTACCAAGGGGGCTGTGCTGCTTGGAGCCCAGTGGCTGGGGAGCAGGGGCGGGCAGCCCTTTTAGCTGAGGGCTGGGGGCCGGGGCCAGCTGTCTTTGGCTACAGGCAGTCCGGGAGTCTCTCCTGCTGTTTCACTCCGGGAGCCTGGCTACGCCTGCGGGCAGAACCCGACGACCGCCCGGCCCCCTGGCACCCAGGGGCTCACAGCGGTCTTTCTGTGGGACAGGAACAGCTGCTCTGCGCCGGGCTTTGTCCAGCGGCCCCCACACCCTCGCCGGGCTCACCGGGCCGGTGTGGGCAGTGAGAGGCCGAGCCCCCTCAGCACAGCCCGGGGGTCCGCAGTGGAGAGAGTCGGCCCGGCTGTAGTGAGGGCGGTGTGGAGGGCCTGCGTCCTCCGGGCAACACCGCCAGGACGGCCCCTCCCCACATCGCCGGTGAAGAGGCCTggctcccaggacccctgggccACCGCTCGAGGACTGCAGCAGACACCGAACGGAAAACCGAGAAGAGTCTGTATTTCGCGTGTGAA
Coding sequences within:
- the TSPAN4 gene encoding tetraspanin-4 isoform X2, encoding MARGCLQGVKFLMFAFNLLFWLGGCGILGVGIWLAATQGNFATLSSSFPSLSAANLLIVTGTFIMAIGFVGCIGAIKENKCLLLTFFVMLLLVFLLEATTTVLFFAYTDKIDRYAQQDLKKGLHLYGTPGNVGLTNAWSIIQTDFRCCGVSNYTDWFEVYNATRVPDSCCLEFSESCGLHAPGTWWKAPCYETVKMWLQENLLAVGIFGLCTALVQILGLTFAMTMYCQVVKADTYCA
- the TSPAN4 gene encoding tetraspanin-4 isoform X1 — encoded protein: MTDSRAAGGPRAELKRCGMARGCLQGVKFLMFAFNLLFWLGGCGILGVGIWLAATQGNFATLSSSFPSLSAANLLIVTGTFIMAIGFVGCIGAIKENKCLLLTFFVMLLLVFLLEATTTVLFFAYTDKIDRYAQQDLKKGLHLYGTPGNVGLTNAWSIIQTDFRCCGVSNYTDWFEVYNATRVPDSCCLEFSESCGLHAPGTWWKAPCYETVKMWLQENLLAVGIFGLCTALVQILGLTFAMTMYCQVVKADTYCA
- the TSPAN4 gene encoding tetraspanin-4 isoform X4, producing the protein MAIGFVGCIGAIKENKCLLLTFFVMLLLVFLLEATTTVLFFAYTDKIDRYAQQDLKKGLHLYGTPGNVGLTNAWSIIQTDFRCCGVSNYTDWFEVYNATRVPDSCCLEFSESCGLHAPGTWWKAPCYETVKMWLQENLLAVGIFGLCTALVQILGLTFAMTMYCQVVKADTYCA
- the TSPAN4 gene encoding tetraspanin-4 isoform X3, with product MTDSRAAGGPRAELKRCGMARGCLQGVKFLMFAFNLLFWFFVMLLLVFLLEATTTVLFFAYTDKIDRYAQQDLKKGLHLYGTPGNVGLTNAWSIIQTDFRCCGVSNYTDWFEVYNATRVPDSCCLEFSESCGLHAPGTWWKAPCYETVKMWLQENLLAVGIFGLCTALVQILGLTFAMTMYCQVVKADTYCA